One window of the Pyrinomonadaceae bacterium genome contains the following:
- a CDS encoding Fur family transcriptional regulator, producing the protein MGTRKTAKRGNEPTLRGLTRQRRLVLDLVRAKDVHPTAAEVFEQASKAMPGISFATVYNSLRFLKDAGMIREIASFGKSPSRYDSETYRHDHAVCSSCGNLVDFDLPGTVELMRSAARAARFKAESVHLTLVGICPKCRAE; encoded by the coding sequence ATGGGAACGCGCAAAACAGCAAAACGAGGGAACGAACCAACGCTGCGGGGACTGACCCGGCAGCGTCGTCTGGTGTTGGATCTCGTGCGCGCTAAAGACGTGCATCCCACGGCGGCCGAAGTCTTCGAACAGGCGAGCAAGGCGATGCCCGGCATCAGCTTCGCAACGGTTTACAACTCGCTGCGGTTTCTGAAAGACGCAGGCATGATTCGCGAAATTGCCTCATTCGGTAAGAGTCCCAGCCGCTACGACAGCGAAACTTATCGGCACGATCATGCCGTTTGTTCATCGTGCGGCAACCTGGTCGATTTTGACCTGCCCGGGACGGTGGAACTGATGCGATCAGCCGCGCGCGCGGCGCGCTTCAAGGCTGAGTCGGTGCATTTGACCCTGGTCGGGATTTGTCCGAAATGTCGGGCGGAATAA
- a CDS encoding peroxiredoxin: MSATGTAIATTYDAAQVGKPAPDFEIPSTKNIEKLNEPVKLSDYRGKWVVLLFYPLDFTFVCPTELTAFSDRYDDFEGIDAEIIGVSTDSAFSHRAWLQTPRDKGGVEGLRFPLGADITKSMSRDYGVLIEDRGIALRGLFVIDPEGVLRYKVVHDLNIGRSAEETLRVIQALQTGGLCQAEWRPGQETIKA; encoded by the coding sequence ATGTCAGCAACAGGTACAGCAATAGCAACAACTTACGATGCGGCGCAGGTCGGAAAGCCGGCGCCGGATTTTGAAATTCCATCAACCAAGAACATCGAAAAATTGAACGAGCCGGTGAAGCTTTCCGATTATCGCGGCAAGTGGGTCGTACTACTTTTTTACCCGTTGGATTTTACTTTCGTTTGTCCCACCGAACTTACGGCGTTCAGCGATCGCTACGATGACTTCGAAGGCATTGACGCCGAAATAATCGGCGTTTCGACCGACTCAGCCTTTTCGCACCGCGCCTGGCTGCAAACCCCGCGCGACAAAGGCGGCGTTGAAGGCCTTCGCTTCCCGCTTGGCGCGGACATCACGAAGAGCATGTCCCGCGATTACGGCGTGCTGATCGAAGATCGCGGCATCGCCCTGCGCGGTCTGTTCGTGATCGATCCGGAAGGCGTCCTGCGTTACAAGGTCGTGCACGATCTGAACATCGGACGTTCGGCCGAAGAGACGCTGCGCGTTATCCAGGCGCTCCAGACCGGCGGCCTTTGCCAGGCTGAGTGGCGGCCAGGTCAGGAAACGATCAAGGCGTAA